The following proteins are co-located in the Haloterrigena turkmenica DSM 5511 genome:
- a CDS encoding FAD-binding and (Fe-S)-binding domain-containing protein: protein MAVEKPQGDLSNYEEFRNTLDHDYSDVGEYAELADDLRSVMKGEVRFDEYAQVLYSTDGSIYQARPAGAVLPRDTEDVRNAIRVAAEHDVPIMARGAGSSLGGQTVGPGCVVLDLSTYMDDILEVDAEEKRARVQPGVVQDHLDDHLAQYGLKFAPDPASSNRATIGGGIGNNSTGAHSVRYGITDAYTEELNVVLADGSLIHTREVVLDSEEYEEIVSRGDREAEIYRTVRALVEENADEIEARYPDLKRTVSGYNLDRVIYENEDGETVINLSKLFVGAESTLGVIVEAELSLVTLPEETALVLYCFDDLIDALEAVPEALEFDPSAVELMDSEVFRLARESEQFSRYEAPIPDGTEAALMLEYDSELHDDFEAAIGRTNAHFVDEGDAFEALEAYTEDEQADLWKLRKAAIPLLMSLEGDPKPYPFIEDATVPPEELAEYVQKFMGILDDHDTSAAYFAHAGSGTLHIRPILNLKEDEGVQAMQSISGDVTDLVVEHHGSFSGEHGDGLARTAFNPKMYGEDLWAAFQEVKSVFDPDWRMNPGKVVYTDENPTDMRENLRYGAGYTSIEPQTKLDFTDEGGFSQLVELCNGCGTCRQTDDVMCPTYRGMKDEIATTRGRANMLRAAISGEIDEEEMYSERFQEEVLDLCVGCKGCKSDCPTGVDLAKLKAETKHQYHEREGIGLRERLFGNIDTVSKLGSALAPLANAGKQLPGSRLVMEKVAGIAPERTLPSFERESLQEWFARRGSRVSPEAAHRKVVLFPDTYTNYNYTRPGKAAVRVLESAGVHVEIPEDVAPSGRAAFSVGMLDAAEDRARTNVDLFAEYIEDGYDVVAVEPSDAVVFQDEYRDLVSTPQAETVAAHAYGISEYIDKYRLLERLPLDETEETLAYHGHCHQKATGKDHHAVGVLRRAGYAVDPIDSTCCGMAGSFGYEAEHYDLSKAIGERLYEKLDESDGMPVAPGASCRSQIGDQETRDERPPHPIEKVNDLLTGS, encoded by the coding sequence ATGGCTGTTGAAAAGCCACAGGGCGATCTCAGCAACTACGAGGAGTTTCGAAATACGCTCGACCACGACTACAGCGACGTCGGCGAGTACGCCGAACTCGCGGACGATTTGCGATCGGTTATGAAGGGGGAGGTTCGGTTCGACGAGTACGCACAGGTGCTGTACTCGACCGACGGAAGCATCTACCAGGCCCGGCCGGCCGGTGCCGTTCTCCCGCGGGACACGGAGGACGTGCGAAACGCTATCCGCGTCGCGGCCGAGCACGACGTCCCGATCATGGCCCGCGGCGCCGGGTCGTCCCTCGGCGGACAGACCGTGGGGCCGGGCTGCGTCGTGCTCGATCTGTCGACCTACATGGACGACATCCTCGAGGTCGACGCCGAGGAGAAACGGGCGCGCGTCCAACCGGGTGTCGTCCAGGACCACCTCGACGACCACCTCGCACAGTACGGCCTCAAGTTCGCGCCGGATCCTGCTTCATCGAACCGCGCGACGATCGGCGGCGGGATCGGGAACAACTCGACCGGCGCCCACTCCGTTCGCTACGGAATCACCGACGCCTACACCGAGGAGTTGAACGTCGTCCTCGCCGACGGCTCGCTGATCCACACCCGCGAAGTCGTCCTCGACTCCGAAGAGTACGAGGAGATCGTCTCGAGGGGCGACCGCGAGGCGGAGATCTACCGAACCGTTCGCGCGCTCGTCGAGGAGAACGCCGACGAGATCGAGGCCCGCTATCCGGACCTCAAGCGCACCGTCTCCGGCTACAACCTCGACAGGGTGATCTACGAGAACGAGGACGGAGAGACGGTCATCAACCTCTCGAAGCTCTTCGTCGGCGCGGAGTCCACCCTCGGCGTGATCGTCGAAGCGGAGCTCAGTCTTGTGACCCTCCCCGAGGAAACGGCGCTCGTGCTCTACTGTTTCGACGATCTGATCGACGCGCTCGAGGCCGTCCCCGAGGCCCTCGAGTTCGATCCCAGCGCGGTCGAACTGATGGACAGCGAGGTGTTCAGGCTCGCCCGGGAGTCCGAGCAGTTCTCCCGCTACGAGGCGCCGATCCCCGACGGGACGGAGGCGGCGCTGATGCTGGAGTATGACTCCGAACTCCACGACGACTTCGAAGCGGCGATCGGGCGGACGAACGCCCACTTCGTCGATGAGGGCGACGCCTTCGAAGCCCTCGAGGCCTACACCGAGGACGAGCAGGCGGACCTCTGGAAGCTCCGGAAGGCGGCCATTCCGCTGCTGATGAGTCTCGAGGGCGATCCGAAGCCGTACCCGTTCATCGAGGACGCGACGGTTCCGCCCGAGGAACTCGCCGAGTACGTCCAGAAGTTCATGGGGATCCTCGACGACCACGACACCTCGGCGGCGTACTTCGCCCACGCGGGCAGCGGCACGCTCCACATCCGGCCCATCCTCAACCTGAAGGAGGACGAGGGCGTCCAGGCGATGCAGTCGATCTCCGGGGACGTGACGGACCTCGTCGTCGAACACCACGGCTCGTTCTCCGGCGAGCACGGCGACGGGCTCGCCCGCACGGCGTTCAATCCGAAGATGTACGGCGAGGACCTCTGGGCCGCGTTCCAGGAGGTCAAGTCGGTCTTCGACCCCGACTGGCGGATGAACCCCGGCAAGGTCGTCTACACCGACGAGAACCCGACCGACATGCGCGAGAACCTCCGGTACGGTGCGGGCTACACGTCGATCGAGCCCCAGACGAAATTGGACTTCACCGACGAGGGCGGGTTCTCGCAGCTCGTCGAACTCTGCAACGGCTGTGGGACCTGTCGGCAGACCGACGACGTGATGTGTCCGACCTACCGGGGGATGAAAGACGAAATCGCGACGACCCGCGGTCGCGCGAACATGCTCCGGGCAGCGATCTCCGGCGAGATCGACGAGGAAGAAATGTACTCCGAGCGCTTCCAGGAGGAGGTGCTCGACCTCTGCGTCGGCTGCAAGGGCTGCAAGAGCGACTGTCCGACCGGGGTCGATCTGGCGAAACTCAAGGCCGAGACCAAACACCAGTACCACGAGCGGGAGGGGATCGGGCTGCGCGAGCGGCTGTTCGGCAACATCGATACGGTCTCGAAGCTCGGAAGCGCGCTCGCGCCGCTGGCCAACGCCGGGAAGCAACTGCCTGGCAGTCGCCTCGTGATGGAGAAGGTCGCCGGCATCGCGCCCGAGCGGACGCTGCCCTCCTTCGAGCGCGAGTCCCTCCAGGAGTGGTTCGCCCGGCGCGGGTCGCGGGTGAGCCCGGAAGCGGCCCACCGGAAGGTGGTGTTGTTCCCCGACACCTACACGAACTACAACTACACCCGGCCCGGGAAAGCCGCCGTGCGCGTGCTCGAGTCGGCCGGCGTCCACGTCGAGATCCCCGAGGACGTCGCGCCGAGCGGCCGCGCGGCGTTCTCGGTCGGCATGCTCGACGCGGCCGAGGATCGCGCCCGAACGAACGTCGACCTGTTCGCCGAGTACATCGAGGACGGGTACGACGTCGTCGCGGTCGAACCGTCCGACGCGGTGGTCTTCCAGGACGAGTACCGCGATCTGGTGAGCACGCCGCAGGCCGAGACCGTCGCCGCCCACGCCTACGGCATCAGCGAGTACATCGACAAGTACCGGCTCCTCGAGCGACTGCCCCTCGACGAGACCGAGGAGACGCTCGCGTATCACGGCCACTGCCACCAGAAGGCGACCGGGAAGGACCACCACGCCGTCGGCGTCCTCCGGCGGGCCGGCTACGCGGTCGACCCGATCGACTCTACCTGCTGCGGGATGGCCGGCTCGTTCGGCTACGAGGCCGAACACTACGACCTCTCGAAGGCGATCGGCGAGCGGCTCTACGAGAAGTTAGACGAGAGCGACGGAATGCCGGTCGCGCCCGGCGCGTCCTGCCGGAGTCAGATCGGCGATCAAGAAACTCGAGACGAGAGACCGCCACATCCGATCGAGAAGGTGAACGACCTCCTCACGGGATCGTAG
- a CDS encoding VOC family protein — protein sequence MEFIHLNINVADADETIEFYEQFGFEESWEFETPDGETQNRYIADENGIELQLSDTDGETEFEEGTAWDHLAIGVDDVDEVFAEIDHYGVVKEPGDQPEAGARTAFVYDPDGRKVELVEPLD from the coding sequence ATGGAGTTCATCCATCTCAACATCAACGTCGCCGACGCCGACGAGACGATCGAGTTCTACGAACAGTTCGGGTTCGAGGAGAGCTGGGAGTTCGAAACGCCGGACGGCGAAACGCAAAACCGGTACATCGCGGACGAGAACGGGATCGAACTGCAGCTTTCCGATACCGACGGTGAGACAGAGTTCGAAGAGGGAACGGCCTGGGACCACCTCGCCATCGGCGTCGACGACGTCGACGAGGTGTTCGCGGAGATCGATCACTACGGCGTCGTCAAAGAACCGGGCGATCAGCCCGAGGCCGGTGCTCGAACGGCGTTCGTCTACGACCCGGACGGTCGGAAAGTCGAACTCGTCGAGCCGTTGGACTGA